One genomic segment of Halalkalicoccus tibetensis includes these proteins:
- a CDS encoding TRAP transporter substrate-binding protein — protein sequence MTGPPLTRRAALRAGAGIASAGSFALAGCLGGADEGTGELTIASSFEPDHVNVIAAERFAERIEEGTDGRLSIEIVAGGAYGSEDEISEIVNQGGVEAHAAGSVPYYLYAPEYWFFGCPLVIDDYEHLLELTEGEAFSEARELLAERGNQRPIGRQIYRGERHTTANRPIREPDDLAGLDLRLPEFDPWVAIWQAIGAQPTPIALDELYSALQVGTVDATEGDADQISSVQLNEVQTHLSMTAHQIANGNLYVNDGFFRGLDEAYRELFFEAGHEATVEATELAMEREQELLDELADSGMTIVDDVDREAFREAARPAIEELFETDWAGSWEGIRG from the coding sequence ATGACAGGACCACCTCTCACACGGCGGGCGGCCCTGCGGGCCGGTGCCGGCATTGCCAGCGCTGGCTCGTTCGCCCTCGCGGGCTGTCTCGGCGGGGCCGACGAGGGAACGGGCGAGCTGACGATCGCCAGCTCCTTCGAGCCCGACCACGTCAACGTCATCGCCGCCGAGCGCTTCGCCGAGCGGATCGAGGAGGGGACCGACGGGCGGCTCTCGATCGAGATCGTCGCGGGCGGGGCCTACGGTTCCGAGGACGAGATCAGCGAGATCGTCAACCAGGGCGGCGTCGAGGCCCACGCGGCCGGTAGCGTCCCCTACTACCTCTACGCGCCCGAGTACTGGTTCTTCGGCTGCCCGCTCGTGATCGACGACTACGAGCATCTGCTCGAGCTGACCGAGGGCGAGGCGTTCTCGGAGGCCCGTGAGCTGTTGGCCGAGCGGGGCAACCAGCGCCCGATCGGCCGGCAGATCTACCGTGGCGAGCGTCACACCACCGCCAACCGGCCGATCAGGGAGCCCGACGACCTCGCCGGGCTGGACCTCCGGCTCCCCGAGTTCGACCCCTGGGTCGCGATCTGGCAGGCGATCGGCGCCCAGCCGACGCCGATCGCGCTCGACGAGCTCTACAGCGCGCTGCAGGTCGGCACCGTCGACGCGACCGAGGGCGACGCCGACCAGATCAGTTCCGTCCAGCTGAACGAGGTCCAGACCCACCTGAGCATGACGGCCCATCAGATCGCCAACGGCAACCTCTACGTCAACGACGGGTTCTTCCGGGGGCTCGACGAGGCGTATCGGGAGCTCTTCTTCGAGGCCGGCCACGAGGCGACCGTCGAGGCCACCGAGCTGGCCATGGAGCGCGAGCAGGAGCTGCTCGACGAGCTCGCCGACTCGGGAATGACGATCGTCGACGACGTCGACCGGGAGGCGTTCCGCGAGGCCGCGCGGCCGGCGATCGAGGAGTTGTTCGAGACCGACTGGGCGGGCAGCTGGGAGGGCATCCGTGGGTAG
- a CDS encoding TRAP transporter small permease, with product MGSDAGGNDSMQVDQALSLHDDSLFDRVVLYAATALFASTIALATVQVAVRQFGLELFGLAHWTEPAARYVLIVATYLGAAVASRNGEHIKMEFLLDRLENHYPRVRRVLDLLVAALVATFVAVALRGTAGSAAAGWETSIGGIGFVTAGTLYLGIACGLAVMLVYELGNLADRLRALGGEG from the coding sequence GTGGGTAGCGATGCCGGCGGCAACGACTCGATGCAGGTCGACCAGGCGCTCTCGCTGCACGACGACTCGCTCTTCGACCGGGTCGTCCTCTACGCCGCCACGGCGCTGTTCGCCTCGACGATCGCGCTCGCGACGGTGCAGGTCGCCGTTCGGCAGTTCGGCCTCGAGCTGTTCGGGCTGGCCCACTGGACCGAGCCCGCCGCGCGCTACGTGCTGATCGTCGCGACTTACCTCGGGGCCGCGGTCGCCTCCCGGAACGGCGAACACATCAAGATGGAGTTCCTGCTCGATCGCCTGGAGAACCACTACCCCCGGGTGCGGCGCGTCCTGGACCTGCTGGTGGCGGCGCTGGTCGCGACCTTCGTCGCGGTCGCGCTGCGGGGCACCGCCGGCAGCGCCGCGGCGGGCTGGGAGACCTCGATCGGCGGCATCGGCTTCGTCACCGCCGGAACGCTCTATCTGGGCATCGCCTGCGGCCTCGCGGTGATGCTGGTCTACGAGCTGGGGAACCTCGCCGATCGCCTGCGGGCACTGGGGGGTGAGGGCTGA
- a CDS encoding TRAP transporter large permease, translated as MMELAIIGLLFLGTLLALYAAGMPVAVAMGLTCLVIMVSPYGDGINYGLISTQLLFGLNSFTLLAIPFYLLLGRLMNHIGMTQRIFRFAGALVGQFRGGIAQVNVLASMIFSGMSGLALADAAGLGRVEYRAMRDHGYDKGISLGVSGSSAIIGPIIPPSVPIIIYAVLAEESIGELFLAGIVPGLLLGLLLMALVYALVVRREYDAREPFDPEELKESFIGAAAAILTPLIIVLGILSGYFTATEAGAVSVVYVILVGIAYGELTAGGLYRELRDSAVETFSLTFIVAVAALYGLIALQLQLPTLLAEGIGAVTTDPVGALLLIVLLLLVVGTFMETIAAITILVPILLPVIELTGIDPVHFGIVMILTLMLGLLTPPFGVILFVLEKVTDASLEEVMYAVIPFYLPILVVLLLVVLFPGLATYVPGLMPG; from the coding sequence CTGATGGAGCTCGCGATCATCGGCCTGCTCTTTCTGGGGACGCTGCTCGCGCTGTACGCCGCGGGCATGCCCGTCGCGGTCGCGATGGGGCTGACCTGTCTGGTGATCATGGTCTCGCCGTACGGCGACGGGATCAACTACGGGCTAATCAGCACGCAGCTGCTGTTCGGGCTCAACAGCTTCACGCTGCTCGCGATCCCCTTTTACCTGCTTTTGGGCCGGCTGATGAACCACATCGGGATGACCCAGCGCATCTTCCGGTTCGCGGGCGCGCTCGTCGGGCAGTTCCGCGGCGGGATCGCACAGGTCAACGTCCTCGCCAGCATGATCTTCTCGGGGATGTCCGGGCTGGCGCTTGCCGACGCCGCCGGGCTGGGCCGCGTCGAGTACCGCGCGATGCGCGACCACGGCTACGACAAGGGCATCTCGCTGGGCGTCTCGGGGTCGTCGGCGATCATCGGCCCGATCATCCCGCCGAGCGTCCCGATCATCATCTACGCGGTGCTCGCCGAGGAGTCGATCGGCGAGCTGTTCCTCGCGGGGATCGTCCCCGGCCTGCTGCTCGGCCTGCTGTTGATGGCGCTGGTGTACGCCCTCGTGGTCCGCCGGGAGTACGACGCGCGCGAGCCCTTCGACCCCGAGGAGCTGAAAGAGAGCTTCATCGGGGCGGCCGCGGCGATCCTCACGCCGCTGATCATCGTGCTCGGCATCCTCTCGGGCTACTTCACCGCGACCGAGGCCGGCGCGGTCTCGGTGGTCTACGTGATCCTCGTGGGGATCGCCTACGGCGAGCTCACCGCGGGCGGGCTGTATCGCGAGCTGCGCGACAGCGCCGTCGAGACGTTCTCGCTGACGTTCATCGTCGCGGTCGCGGCGCTCTACGGGCTGATCGCGCTCCAGCTCCAGCTGCCGACGCTGCTAGCTGAGGGAATCGGCGCGGTGACGACCGACCCCGTCGGGGCGCTGTTGTTGATCGTGCTCCTGTTGCTCGTCGTCGGGACGTTTATGGAGACGATCGCCGCGATCACGATCCTCGTCCCGATCCTGCTGCCGGTGATCGAGCTGACGGGGATCGACCCGGTCCACTTCGGGATCGTGATGATCCTCACGCTGATGCTCGGGCTCCTGACCCCGCCGTTCGGCGTGATACTGTTCGTCCTCGAGAAGGTGACCGACGCCAGCCTCGAGGAGGTGATGTACGCCGTGATCCCGTTCTACCTCCCGATCCTGGTCGTGCTGCTGCTGGTCGTGCTGTTCCCCGGGCTCGCGACCTACGTCCCCGGGCTGATGCCCGGATAG
- a CDS encoding aldehyde ferredoxin oxidoreductase family protein has product MLHAEGPLLSVDLTEQTHETEEIDDALSEFIGGRGVGTKLAFERTPFDADPLGPENRLFFTTGPMQASRMSYTGRTNATALSPLTEGLVSSNAGGFVSRNLAGTGYGAIELKGESDEPVAIHITDEGIEFDPVPDLEGALVSEVTEYVEDERDLNEEHAVAIGPAGENLVRFASIMTTESRAFGRGGLGAVLGSKNVKAITFDGDSHPEIEIPNVQNDVHREAATTDHIMKRQGTTSVTDLANEVNGLPTRYFSEQQFEGAEGINGDRVEEKKFKKGTCSACAFACKLPTKDEESGLETEGPEFETVMAFGSNCAIDDIVDVMQSNELCDELGMDTISCGNTVAGYLASEDAFGDAELIHETVEKIAHREGIGDTLAEGISRAHEELGVGNWTVKHLSFAGHEGRTLHGQGLAYAVANRGADHMYSTFYAWEYPLVGKDDAFPQGGFEGKPEAIVEQENARALEDCGIVCRFSRGVMNPERYEGLFGVDHEELLEVGARVVEMEREFNNERGFDRSDDTLPYADQLDGFDDALTEYYAVRGWNDDGTVSAGASADD; this is encoded by the coding sequence ATGCTTCACGCAGAGGGGCCGCTGCTGTCGGTCGACCTGACCGAGCAGACCCACGAGACCGAGGAGATCGACGACGCTCTCTCGGAGTTCATCGGCGGGCGGGGCGTCGGGACGAAGCTCGCCTTCGAACGAACGCCGTTCGACGCCGACCCGCTCGGACCCGAGAACCGACTGTTCTTCACCACCGGCCCGATGCAGGCCAGCCGGATGAGCTACACCGGGCGGACGAACGCGACCGCGCTCTCACCCTTGACTGAGGGACTGGTCTCCTCGAACGCCGGCGGGTTCGTCTCCCGGAACCTCGCCGGGACGGGCTACGGCGCGATCGAACTCAAAGGAGAGAGCGACGAGCCGGTCGCGATCCACATCACCGATGAAGGAATCGAGTTCGATCCGGTCCCCGATCTGGAGGGCGCGCTCGTCTCCGAGGTAACGGAGTACGTCGAGGACGAACGCGACCTGAACGAGGAACACGCCGTCGCGATCGGCCCCGCCGGCGAGAACCTCGTGCGGTTCGCCTCCATCATGACCACCGAGTCCCGCGCGTTCGGCCGGGGCGGGCTCGGTGCCGTCCTCGGCTCGAAGAACGTCAAGGCGATCACCTTCGACGGCGATTCGCATCCCGAGATCGAGATCCCCAACGTCCAGAACGACGTCCATCGCGAGGCCGCCACCACGGATCACATCATGAAACGCCAGGGTACCACCTCGGTGACGGACCTGGCGAACGAGGTCAACGGCCTTCCCACTCGATACTTCTCCGAGCAGCAGTTCGAGGGCGCGGAGGGGATCAACGGCGACCGCGTCGAGGAGAAGAAGTTCAAGAAGGGGACCTGTTCGGCGTGTGCCTTCGCCTGTAAGCTCCCGACGAAGGACGAGGAGAGCGGCCTCGAGACCGAGGGTCCCGAGTTCGAGACCGTCATGGCCTTCGGCTCGAACTGCGCGATCGACGACATCGTCGACGTGATGCAGTCGAACGAGCTCTGTGACGAGCTCGGCATGGACACCATCTCGTGTGGCAACACCGTCGCCGGCTATCTCGCGAGCGAGGACGCCTTCGGCGACGCCGAGCTGATCCACGAGACGGTCGAGAAGATCGCCCACCGGGAGGGGATCGGCGACACCCTCGCCGAGGGGATCAGCCGCGCCCACGAGGAGCTCGGCGTCGGCAACTGGACGGTGAAGCACCTCTCCTTTGCAGGCCACGAGGGCCGAACCCTCCACGGGCAGGGGCTCGCCTACGCGGTCGCGAACCGAGGGGCGGACCACATGTACTCGACCTTTTACGCCTGGGAGTATCCGTTAGTTGGGAAGGACGACGCCTTCCCGCAGGGCGGCTTCGAGGGCAAGCCCGAGGCGATCGTCGAACAGGAGAACGCCCGCGCGCTGGAGGACTGCGGCATCGTCTGTCGCTTCTCGAGAGGCGTCATGAACCCCGAGCGCTACGAGGGCCTGTTCGGGGTCGACCACGAGGAGCTGCTCGAGGTCGGCGCGCGCGTGGTCGAGATGGAGCGCGAGTTCAACAACGAGCGCGGCTTCGACAGAAGCGACGACACCCTGCCGTACGCCGACCAGCTCGACGGGTTCGACGACGCCCTCACGGAGTACTACGCGGTCCGAGGCTGGAACGACGACGGCACCGTCTCGGCCGGCGCCTCCGCGGACGACTGA
- a CDS encoding agmatinase family protein, which yields MSDTPAARFRERVPESDVELAYAGLNTFLKGEPCDVEELSGADVGVLGAPYDGAVSNRPGARYGPEAIRRASAWWAYLSGYKGGLTNMGTGEQVDFSKISIADCGDVPVFPMDRETTAESITAHVATVAKRAFPVVLGGDHYCTYPAVRGFAEGIDADSVGLVQIDAHTDTVSESAVFGEHFHGSSTHHIADSPYAEYENVSQVAIRGYESPAFFDFADEVGLNLFTMNEVREDGIKRVVERAVAAAAEGTDAVYVTFDIDAVDPSVAPGTGTPVPGGLSAEQALSTMDVLGSSDAVGAVDLMEVAPTYDPTEGTGRLAAYLLVRFLERKFA from the coding sequence ATGAGCGACACCCCCGCCGCGCGGTTCCGGGAACGGGTGCCCGAATCGGACGTCGAGCTCGCCTACGCCGGGCTGAACACCTTCCTCAAGGGCGAGCCATGCGACGTCGAGGAGCTTTCGGGAGCGGACGTCGGCGTGCTCGGCGCGCCCTACGACGGCGCGGTGAGCAATCGCCCGGGCGCGCGCTACGGCCCCGAGGCGATCCGCCGGGCCAGCGCCTGGTGGGCGTACCTCTCGGGCTACAAGGGCGGGCTGACGAACATGGGAACCGGGGAACAAGTGGACTTCTCGAAGATCTCGATCGCCGACTGCGGCGACGTTCCCGTCTTCCCGATGGACCGCGAGACGACCGCCGAGAGCATCACCGCCCACGTCGCGACGGTCGCCAAGCGGGCGTTCCCGGTCGTGCTGGGCGGTGATCACTACTGTACGTACCCCGCCGTCCGGGGGTTCGCCGAGGGGATCGACGCCGATTCGGTTGGGCTCGTCCAGATCGACGCCCACACCGACACCGTTTCCGAGAGCGCCGTCTTCGGCGAACACTTCCACGGCTCGAGCACCCACCACATCGCTGACTCCCCCTACGCGGAGTACGAAAACGTCAGTCAGGTCGCGATCCGGGGCTACGAGAGCCCCGCGTTCTTCGACTTTGCCGACGAGGTGGGCCTGAACCTCTTCACGATGAACGAGGTGCGCGAGGACGGTATCAAGCGCGTGGTCGAACGGGCCGTCGCGGCCGCCGCCGAGGGCACCGACGCCGTCTACGTCACCTTCGACATCGACGCGGTCGATCCGTCCGTGGCTCCCGGGACGGGGACGCCGGTTCCGGGCGGGCTCTCCGCCGAGCAGGCGCTCTCGACGATGGACGTTCTCGGGAGCAGCGATGCGGTCGGGGCGGTCGACCTGATGGAGGTCGCGCCGACCTACGACCCGACCGAGGGGACCGGGCGACTGGCAGCGTATCTGTTGGTTCGATTTTTGGAGCGGAAGTTCGCCTAA